In a single window of the Nicotiana tomentosiformis chromosome 8, ASM39032v3, whole genome shotgun sequence genome:
- the LOC138897395 gene encoding intracellular protein transport protein USO1-like, translated as MAKTSKTVPQKEVASSSQPAGGKTLVEPRLEECIPGECALNSDFKIDKASLIPGLGKDAVMRPLSSEEEISILTPKLAKDKKRKKTSTSKDPKPKKKKARKSKKNIIHLTKDYVRHPRKEDKKEKEDDSGLVARVGMCTEAPKATESVKAIETPSRDEGVSGRDLGEVPESPRIEDASHDKEPTVGTAIRAGLEAPRDGDNAPSDPLGAIEIGGSPLLPLFSEEMIQEARALKTPSIEGDHGREDPFHDYFTRVEDATGLSNLEVSRKDSGEASSLFNEAQQAMNRASALHREVFSRSRAELSRYEADIQRLTEERNSLNLLSGQKEENIKDLRTELATAHKDQTNRIEQEVDVMKAETLGWKESMDRLAAKKEVARAQLSSVESQLRGMKEKSLAQGKKIEEIEARLASELAKAKSEAEKAKAELEVIVAVYWADAEAAQVQARKGNPRGDPRSRFRSYRRDIKAKEHEADAGAVASSNDDDDGSKSGSENGEDLDGEEAAPEEN; from the exons atggcaaaaacatcgaaAACGGTACCTCAAAAAGAAGttgcttcatcttctcaaccggccgGCGGGAAAACGCTGGTGGAACCCCGTCTTGAGGAATGCATTCCTGGGGAGTGTGCGCTAAACTCCGATTTCAAGATTGATAAAGCCTCGTTGATTCCTG GCCTGGGCaaggatgcggtcatgaggcctcTATCTAGTGAGGAGGAGATTTCGATACTGACACCGAAACTGgcgaaggacaaaaagaggaaaaagacatCAACCTCCAAGGATCCAAAACCTAAGAAGAAGAAGGCTCGTAAGTCGAAGAAGAACATCATCCATCTCACCAAAGACTATGTTCGGCATCCAAGGAAGGAAgataaaaaagagaaagaagacgactccgggctggtggcccgagtgggaatgtgcaccgaggccccaaaggccACTGAATCGGTGAAGGCTATAGAGACTCCAtctcgagatgagggggtctcGGGAAGAGACTTGGGCGAAGTCCCCGAGTCACCGAGGATTGAAGATGCCTCCCACGATAAAGAGCCAACGGTGGGTACGGCTATAAGGGCTGGTCTAGAGGCCCCTCGAGATGGAGATAACGCCCCAAGTGATCCtcttggggcaatagaaattggaggctccccgctgctccccttattttctgaggagatgattcaagaggctcgggccttgaagacccccTCCATCGAAGGAGACCACGGAAGGGAGGACCCCTTCCATGATTACTTTACTAGGGTTGAAGATGCTACCGGCCTGAGCAacttggaggtctcgaggaaggactcgggcgaggcatcgagccttttcaacGAAGCACAGCAAGCtatgaatcgg gcctcagcgcttcatcgggaagtattttctcggtctcgagctgagctgagtcggTACGAAGCCGACATTCAAAGGCTTACCGAGGAGAGGAATTCCCTCAACCTTCTCagtgggcaaaaagaagaaaatatcaaGGACCTCCGAACCGAGTTGGCCACAGCTCACAAAGATCAGACCAACCgaatcgagcag GAGGTCGACGtgatgaaggcggagaccttggggtggaaagaaagtatggaccgcCTTGCTGCTAAAAAAGAggttgctcgagcccaattgtcatcggttgaaagtcagcttcgaggcatgaaggagaagagcttagCTCAGGGAAAGAAAATAGAGGAgatcgaggctcggttggcttccgaacttgcaaaggccaaatctgaagccgaaaaggcaaaggccgagctAGAGGTGATCGTGGCTGTCTACTGGGCCGATGCcgaagccgctcaagtccaagcaAGAAAG ggaaaccctcgaggagatccacgctcgagatttcgatcttaccgacgagATATAAAGGCTAAAGAGCATGAAGCTGATGCTGGAGCAGTGGCCTCTtccaatgatgatgatgatggcagcaagagcgggtccgagaatggggaggacctcgatggagaagaagctgcccctgaggaaaattag